In the Nakamurella alba genome, one interval contains:
- a CDS encoding FecCD family ABC transporter permease codes for MSLSRPMSLTASRTDSPLRRRADPRPRRVIAAVLMVTAVAGILTLTLGDYPVDVPGVWQALIGAHEDRLARYFVREIRLPRVIGAVLVGAALGASGAIFQSLSRNPLGSPDLIGFTTGAATGALVEILLGTGSPTAVAGAAVLGGVASAVLIYLLAARRGVSGFRLVLVGVGIAAVLQSVNALLVVRADLAQAQSAAQWLAGSFNDIRWPGLVVLIPVLAVLLPWAIASRRSLDVLALGDELAGALGVAVGRSRLLLIVVGVLLVAVATAAVGPIAFVALGAPQVARRLTGASGPGVGAAAAVGGLLVLVCDVLAQRLFAPTQLAVGSVTGALGGAFLVWLLVVTWRGRRP; via the coding sequence ATGAGCCTGAGCCGACCGATGAGCCTGACGGCCTCCCGCACGGATTCGCCCCTCCGGCGTCGGGCCGACCCGCGTCCGCGCCGGGTGATCGCCGCGGTGCTGATGGTCACCGCGGTCGCCGGCATCCTGACCCTGACCCTCGGCGACTACCCGGTGGACGTGCCCGGGGTCTGGCAGGCGCTCATCGGCGCCCACGAGGACCGGCTCGCCCGCTACTTCGTCCGGGAGATCCGGCTGCCCCGGGTGATCGGTGCCGTACTGGTCGGGGCAGCGCTCGGCGCCAGTGGCGCGATCTTCCAGTCGCTGTCCCGCAACCCCCTGGGCAGCCCGGACCTGATCGGCTTCACCACCGGTGCGGCGACCGGTGCACTGGTCGAGATCCTCTTGGGCACCGGCAGTCCCACCGCCGTGGCCGGGGCGGCCGTGCTCGGCGGCGTCGCCTCGGCGGTGTTGATCTACCTGCTCGCTGCCCGGCGCGGTGTCTCCGGGTTCCGGCTGGTGCTGGTCGGTGTGGGTATCGCGGCGGTGCTGCAGTCGGTCAACGCGCTGCTGGTGGTCCGCGCCGACCTGGCGCAGGCGCAGTCCGCGGCGCAATGGCTGGCCGGCTCGTTCAACGACATCCGCTGGCCGGGCCTGGTGGTGCTGATCCCGGTGCTGGCCGTGCTGCTGCCCTGGGCGATCGCCTCCCGGCGGTCGCTCGACGTGCTGGCGCTGGGCGACGAACTGGCCGGCGCGCTGGGGGTGGCCGTCGGCCGTTCCCGGTTGCTGCTGATCGTGGTCGGGGTGCTGCTGGTGGCGGTGGCCACCGCGGCGGTCGGCCCGATCGCCTTCGTCGCGCTCGGCGCACCGCAGGTCGCCCGCCGGCTGACCGGTGCGTCCGGGCCCGGCGTGGGCGCCGCGGCCGCGGTCGGCGGGTTGCTGGTGCTGGTCTGCGATGTGCTGGCGCAGCGCCTCTTCGCCCCCACCCAGCTCGCGGTCGGTTCGGTGACCGGCGCGCTGGGTGGCGCCTTCCTGGTCTGGCTGCTGGTCGTCACCTGGCGCGGGCGGCGGCCGTGA
- a CDS encoding ABC transporter substrate-binding protein, translating to MTARWRLWCAAVLGAAVLTGCGSSPTGESSVLNTSALNATAQATGSGTAEAPAADGTRTVTDALGEQITVPADPQRVVTLSEPTLDGVLALGITPAGTTAGRGRSTVADYLPASAQQIPLLGTVAQPNVEAIAAATPDLILVDGTSINNNPPLIETLQEIAPTVQTGLAGGDWEANFSLVAQALGKESDGDRVLADYHSRADELAGGLSSHAEQTFSIVRWQGNSASLILKELPAGRALTDLGLQRPGNQDRNGRGHSEPVALENLAEIDADWIFFGTLGGSSVGNPQAGGGADSAAAQAVLEEAARTPGFTTLQAYRAGQVVPVDGSVWTSTGGPLLMSRILDDVSAALLGT from the coding sequence ATGACCGCCCGGTGGCGCCTCTGGTGCGCGGCCGTGCTCGGCGCGGCGGTGCTGACCGGCTGCGGCAGCAGCCCCACGGGCGAGTCCTCGGTGCTCAACACCTCCGCCCTGAACGCGACCGCCCAGGCGACGGGCTCCGGGACAGCGGAAGCCCCGGCGGCGGACGGCACCCGGACGGTCACCGACGCCCTCGGCGAGCAGATCACCGTGCCGGCCGATCCGCAGCGGGTGGTCACGCTGTCCGAGCCGACGCTGGACGGCGTGCTGGCCCTGGGCATCACCCCGGCCGGCACCACCGCCGGACGCGGCCGGTCCACCGTCGCCGACTACCTGCCGGCGTCCGCGCAGCAGATCCCGCTGCTCGGCACCGTGGCGCAGCCGAACGTGGAGGCGATTGCGGCGGCCACGCCGGATCTGATCCTGGTCGACGGCACGTCGATCAACAACAACCCGCCGCTGATCGAGACGCTGCAGGAGATCGCACCGACCGTGCAGACCGGTCTGGCGGGTGGCGACTGGGAGGCGAACTTCTCCCTGGTCGCGCAGGCACTGGGCAAGGAGTCCGACGGCGACCGGGTGCTGGCGGACTACCACTCCCGGGCGGACGAGCTCGCCGGCGGACTGAGCAGCCATGCGGAGCAGACGTTCTCGATCGTCCGGTGGCAGGGCAACTCCGCGTCGCTCATCCTCAAGGAGCTGCCGGCCGGGCGGGCGCTCACCGACCTCGGGCTGCAGCGCCCGGGGAACCAGGACCGCAACGGCCGTGGGCACTCCGAGCCGGTCGCCCTGGAGAACCTGGCCGAGATCGACGCCGATTGGATCTTCTTCGGCACCCTGGGCGGCTCCTCCGTCGGCAACCCGCAGGCCGGCGGCGGCGCCGACAGCGCGGCGGCCCAGGCCGTGCTCGAGGAGGCCGCCCGGACACCGGGTTTCACCACCCTGCAGGCCTACCGGGCCGGGCAGGTGGTGCCGGTCGACGGATCGGTCTGGACCTCCACCGGCGGCCCATTGCTGATGTCCCGGATCCTGGACGACGTCTCCGCCGCCCTGCTCGGCACGTGA
- a CDS encoding enterochelin esterase domain-containing protein, protein MTAAALRPPKVPRPTPAPRTSDPALRRLAGRLLAAAPAEQARIVAEFWSGVGRSGAPMITPTATPGRYLVTFLWRDPMTCGVPLPDVLLFVNRLTDERDLARSLMSRIAGTDIWHLTYEVSSRWRAGYAFLPLDAERSLLAEGDQVRLRSALDAGRTDPFGSDTVWARGGGLRSVVSLPEAPPEPWRHLRPAVPAGRLDLRTSPDLPGYPGRRVWVHRPAGIPDGAPLPVLVLLDGDVWAQHVPFLPSLANLMADGMIPPMVTVLPDSGSRDRRWTELTDQRPVVDAIVDHLVPWATGGDGHLGITVAGASLGGLTAVAAALLRPDRVTGAAGLSSSLWWNPAGDPVPPAHRWALDCAPGPRLDLQVGLQEWVLLPPHHEFTDVLRSAGHDVTLTEFDGGHDHACWRGGLADALVRLHDAERAAA, encoded by the coding sequence GTGACGGCGGCGGCGCTCCGCCCGCCGAAGGTCCCTCGGCCGACCCCGGCGCCGCGCACCTCGGACCCGGCCCTGCGCCGGCTGGCCGGCCGGCTGCTGGCCGCCGCGCCCGCCGAGCAGGCGCGGATCGTCGCCGAGTTCTGGTCCGGCGTGGGCCGGTCCGGAGCGCCGATGATCACCCCGACAGCCACTCCCGGCCGGTACCTGGTCACGTTCCTCTGGCGCGACCCGATGACGTGTGGCGTCCCCTTGCCGGACGTGCTCCTCTTCGTCAACCGGCTCACCGACGAGCGGGATCTGGCCCGCAGTCTGATGTCCCGGATCGCCGGCACCGACATCTGGCACCTCACCTACGAGGTGTCGTCCCGGTGGCGGGCGGGTTATGCGTTCCTCCCGCTCGACGCCGAGCGGAGTCTGCTGGCCGAGGGCGATCAGGTCCGGCTGCGGTCGGCCCTGGACGCCGGACGCACGGACCCGTTCGGCAGCGACACGGTGTGGGCCCGCGGCGGTGGCCTGCGCTCCGTGGTCTCCCTGCCGGAGGCCCCGCCCGAGCCGTGGCGCCACCTCCGACCGGCGGTACCGGCCGGACGGTTGGACCTGCGCACCTCCCCCGATCTGCCGGGCTATCCCGGTCGCCGCGTGTGGGTGCACCGGCCCGCCGGGATCCCGGACGGCGCACCGCTTCCGGTGCTGGTGCTGCTGGACGGCGACGTCTGGGCACAGCACGTGCCGTTCCTGCCGTCGCTGGCGAACCTGATGGCCGACGGGATGATCCCGCCCATGGTCACCGTGCTGCCGGACAGCGGGTCCCGCGACCGCCGCTGGACGGAGCTGACCGATCAGCGGCCGGTGGTCGACGCGATCGTGGACCACCTCGTCCCCTGGGCCACCGGCGGCGACGGGCACCTCGGGATCACCGTGGCCGGAGCCTCTCTCGGCGGACTGACCGCGGTCGCGGCTGCCTTGTTGCGGCCGGACCGGGTGACCGGTGCGGCCGGCCTGTCCTCCTCGCTCTGGTGGAACCCGGCGGGTGATCCGGTCCCGCCGGCCCACCGCTGGGCGCTGGACTGCGCACCCGGGCCGCGGCTGGATCTCCAGGTGGGACTGCAGGAGTGGGTGCTGCTGCCCCCGCACCACGAGTTCACCGACGTGCTGCGGTCGGCCGGGCACGACGTCACACTCACCGAGTTCGACGGCGGGCACGACCACGCCTGCTGGCGCGGCGGTCTCGCCGACGCCCTGGTCCGCCTGCATGACGCCGAGCGAGCCGCGGCATGA
- a CDS encoding FadR/GntR family transcriptional regulator — protein MRTEQAADWLMGRITGGSWPLHSQIPTESELADQLGVGRSTVREAVRSLVQMGMLETARGRGTFVRATSPVNTVLSEYLQAHSAEAILELRRAVEVEAAGLAAVRRTAQQLTDLESDLARAESLVGTPVGDRPDRVPGKFHRDLVAAAHNPLLLDVYAGLLGALQHAVNDGRVRLAPGRTVTALGEHRQLLDAIRDQDTDRARTIAAAHTDAEFETVHSPVPAPRTDA, from the coding sequence ATGCGCACCGAACAGGCCGCGGACTGGTTGATGGGCCGGATCACCGGGGGCAGCTGGCCGCTGCACTCGCAGATCCCCACCGAGAGCGAGTTGGCCGATCAGCTCGGGGTCGGGCGGTCCACGGTGCGCGAGGCCGTCCGCTCGCTGGTGCAGATGGGCATGCTCGAGACCGCCCGTGGTCGTGGCACTTTCGTCCGCGCCACCAGCCCGGTGAACACCGTGCTGTCCGAGTACCTGCAGGCGCACAGCGCCGAGGCGATCCTGGAACTGCGCCGGGCGGTCGAGGTGGAGGCGGCCGGGCTGGCCGCCGTCCGGCGCACCGCACAGCAGCTGACCGACCTGGAGTCCGACCTCGCCCGGGCCGAGTCATTGGTCGGCACCCCGGTCGGCGACCGCCCCGATCGGGTACCCGGCAAATTCCACCGCGATCTCGTCGCCGCCGCGCACAACCCGCTGCTGCTGGACGTGTACGCCGGGCTGCTCGGCGCCCTGCAGCATGCGGTGAACGACGGTCGGGTCCGGTTGGCACCGGGTCGCACGGTGACGGCGCTGGGCGAACACCGGCAGCTGCTCGACGCCATCCGGGACCAGGACACCGACCGGGCCCGGACCATCGCGGCCGCGCACACCGACGCCGAGTTCGAGACGGTGCACAGCCCGGTGCCGGCGCCCCGCACCGACGCCTGA
- a CDS encoding YncE family protein produces the protein MKPIRTGRSRTRLVALGVSGLVAAGLALTPIAFAAPPGGGSDTNTPNTQVTLSAEGVTIGSTLSFTGSGTGLKLFAEAGRKTVFVKMDDGAVVPTTGAGGVADAWAEVPVTLSADGTQGQFAGSITIPEKISGGADFPLGVHTLRFLGQAPYTDPTLGEVTLGFTYKSAEFAVGPTRNPQATVTPSTGVLPGTDVTVSGTGFTPRQQLAVKMDQNTYGMLRENDTPGIPARIVVGDDGTFSDEIVTIPTAKPDGSAVPEGSHTLHLLDSTPITSVPLSFTTVSATTTEPTSPSTSEPTVPTTEPSVPTTEPSEPTVPTTEPSEPTTDPTVPTTDPTTPTTEPTVPTTEPTDPTTDPTTPTTEPTVPTTDPTEPTVPTTDPTEPSTPGTGELNLAQVSASLGVGQYQIAYSARNDVLWVTTAVGRPPVTQSKLLKVDPETLAILATYDTPVLDSATGRVEAVYGIDVDDTRNTVWVSTTRDNGVAVYSQETGAHLASLTDVNHSREVHVVEEANAVYVSAVYGNYIAKFDATTYQRIDTIALTGQPMGLDHDGANLYTTTLDTNKLVIINATTGPRYFDLPAGAASSSNVAVDAEANEVWVASQGSSNESGGLVTVLDDQTGEIKGSVKTGYGSLALAVVPESDVVFSADFYVGTVSVIDTETVELLDTLAISAQPNHMVTVGTNVYLVDKSGAGTAGADQITKLTATREGAPVDPTDPTDPTDPTDPTDPTDPTDPTEPTEPGDSGIDVTAVVPGAPTDPTDPTDPTDPTDPEPEPGFLSLTVPDTGASVTLEDRGVQGDRRSYSGLLPIVKVTDSRNDGQAAGGGWSVSVQAGAFVAGADQQIDAKYLGWTPEVLTERSGLTPGDAVSGALDGGAGIGVPARLAAADGEGRWGDAELGAQLHLGIPVDTSAGTYASNLTVSLFPTD, from the coding sequence ATGAAGCCAATCAGAACAGGGCGCAGCCGTACCCGGCTGGTCGCGCTGGGGGTGAGCGGCCTGGTGGCCGCCGGCCTCGCGCTCACGCCCATCGCATTCGCCGCACCTCCGGGTGGTGGCAGCGACACGAACACCCCGAACACGCAGGTGACCCTCTCCGCGGAGGGCGTCACCATCGGCAGCACCCTGTCGTTCACCGGCAGCGGCACCGGCCTGAAGCTCTTCGCCGAGGCCGGCCGCAAGACCGTCTTCGTGAAGATGGACGACGGCGCGGTCGTCCCGACCACCGGCGCCGGCGGCGTCGCGGACGCCTGGGCGGAGGTCCCGGTCACCCTGTCCGCGGACGGCACCCAGGGTCAGTTCGCCGGGTCGATCACCATCCCGGAGAAGATCAGCGGCGGTGCGGACTTCCCGCTCGGCGTGCACACGCTGCGGTTCCTCGGCCAGGCCCCGTACACCGACCCGACGCTCGGCGAGGTGACCCTCGGGTTCACCTACAAGAGCGCCGAGTTCGCGGTCGGTCCGACACGCAACCCGCAGGCCACCGTCACCCCGTCGACCGGTGTGCTGCCGGGCACGGATGTGACGGTCTCCGGCACCGGCTTCACCCCGCGCCAGCAGCTCGCGGTGAAGATGGACCAGAACACCTACGGCATGCTGCGGGAGAACGACACCCCCGGCATCCCCGCCCGGATCGTCGTCGGCGACGACGGCACCTTCTCCGACGAGATCGTCACGATCCCGACGGCGAAGCCGGACGGTTCGGCGGTCCCGGAGGGCTCGCACACCCTGCACCTGCTGGACTCCACCCCGATCACCTCGGTCCCGCTGAGCTTCACCACGGTATCGGCCACCACCACGGAGCCGACCTCGCCGAGCACCAGCGAGCCGACTGTGCCCACCACGGAACCTTCGGTCCCCACCACGGAGCCGAGCGAGCCGACTGTGCCCACCACGGAGCCCAGCGAGCCGACCACGGATCCCACGGTCCCGACCACGGATCCCACCACTCCGACCACGGAGCCGACCGTCCCGACCACGGAGCCCACGGACCCGACCACGGACCCGACGACCCCGACGACGGAGCCCACGGTCCCCACCACGGATCCCACCGAGCCCACGGTCCCCACGACGGATCCCACCGAGCCCAGCACCCCGGGCACCGGTGAGCTGAACCTGGCGCAGGTCTCGGCCTCGCTCGGCGTCGGGCAGTACCAGATCGCCTACTCCGCACGGAACGACGTGCTGTGGGTGACCACTGCTGTCGGCCGCCCGCCGGTGACCCAGAGCAAGCTGCTCAAGGTCGATCCGGAGACGCTGGCGATCCTGGCCACCTACGACACCCCGGTGCTGGACTCCGCCACCGGCCGGGTCGAGGCGGTCTACGGCATCGACGTCGACGACACCCGGAACACGGTGTGGGTCTCCACCACCCGCGACAACGGCGTGGCCGTGTACTCGCAGGAGACCGGCGCCCACCTGGCGTCGCTCACCGACGTGAACCACTCCCGTGAGGTGCACGTTGTCGAGGAGGCGAACGCGGTCTACGTGTCCGCCGTCTACGGCAACTACATCGCCAAGTTCGACGCGACCACCTACCAGCGGATCGACACGATCGCGCTGACCGGTCAGCCGATGGGCCTGGACCACGACGGTGCGAACCTGTACACGACCACGCTGGACACCAACAAGCTGGTGATCATCAACGCCACCACGGGTCCGCGCTACTTCGACCTGCCGGCCGGCGCCGCCAGCTCCTCCAACGTCGCGGTGGACGCCGAGGCGAACGAGGTCTGGGTCGCCAGCCAGGGTTCGTCGAACGAGTCCGGTGGCCTGGTCACCGTGCTCGACGACCAGACCGGTGAGATCAAGGGCTCGGTGAAGACCGGCTACGGCTCGCTCGCGCTGGCCGTGGTGCCGGAGTCGGACGTCGTGTTCTCGGCCGACTTCTACGTCGGCACCGTGTCGGTCATCGACACCGAGACCGTCGAACTGCTGGACACGCTGGCCATCTCGGCCCAGCCGAACCACATGGTCACCGTGGGCACGAACGTGTACCTGGTGGACAAGTCCGGGGCCGGCACCGCCGGTGCCGACCAGATCACCAAGCTCACCGCCACCCGCGAGGGCGCCCCGGTCGACCCGACGGATCCCACCGACCCGACGGACCCGACCGATCCGACGGATCCCACGGACCCCACGGACCCGACCGAGCCGACCGAGCCCGGTGACAGCGGCATCGACGTCACCGCGGTGGTGCCGGGTGCCCCCACGGATCCGACCGATCCCACCGACCCGACCGACCCGACGGATCCCGAGCCCGAGCCCGGCTTCCTGTCGCTGACCGTGCCGGACACCGGCGCCTCGGTGACCCTGGAGGACCGGGGTGTGCAGGGTGACCGACGGTCGTACTCCGGTCTGCTGCCCATCGTGAAGGTCACCGACTCCCGGAACGACGGCCAGGCCGCCGGCGGCGGCTGGTCGGTCTCCGTCCAGGCCGGTGCGTTCGTCGCCGGCGCCGATCAGCAGATCGACGCCAAGTACCTGGGCTGGACCCCGGAGGTGCTCACCGAGCGCTCCGGCCTGACCCCGGGTGACGCGGTCTCGGGTGCGCTGGACGGCGGCGCCGGCATCGGCGTCCCGGCCCGGCTCGCCGCGGCCGACGGCGAAGGTCGTTGGGGCGACGCGGAACTGGGTGCCCAGTTGCACCTCGGCATCCCCGTCGACACCTCGGCCGGCACCTACGCCTCGAACCTGACGGTCTCGCTCTTCCCGACCGACTGA
- a CDS encoding WxL protein peptidoglycan domain-containing protein, producing the protein MRIVSRPSRTRRRRTRGLLLPALALATVAGLLVPPAAFAVEEPSGSASASAPASASAPAPASAATTDTEADRVTWSLSPATDGVADDRVSFRYELDAGGNAADSVVVRNFADREVTFALYAGDGITTEAGQFDLAQAGVEPVDSGRWIKLEQTSVTVPAQGTAVVPFRVQVPADATPGDHPAGIVAVVRTPGQDAAGAAVSVERRVGVRMHLRVSGAIAPALEVQGLTTDFSGSWTLLGGGSLGVTFDAVNTGNVRLGGIGQVELSGPLGIWNRTVPLTAITEILPGGRVPVDITVDGVPPLFMISAKVVLTPTAVAADAVVPAAVAESTARSAALPWLWVLVVAVLALLVVNLFLRRGRWQRKLTAAVEEAVEEATGKATGKAAGTAKTDGTSADAGRAATEPTTTAPRVAAAPRHR; encoded by the coding sequence ATGCGCATCGTGTCCCGTCCGTCCCGCACCCGGCGCCGCCGCACCAGGGGGCTGCTGCTCCCGGCCCTCGCCCTGGCCACGGTCGCCGGGCTGCTCGTGCCGCCGGCGGCGTTCGCCGTCGAGGAACCCTCCGGCAGCGCCTCCGCGAGCGCACCCGCTTCCGCGAGCGCTCCTGCTCCCGCGAGCGCCGCGACGACCGACACCGAGGCCGACCGGGTCACCTGGTCCCTCTCCCCCGCCACCGACGGCGTCGCCGACGACCGGGTCTCCTTCCGCTACGAACTCGACGCCGGCGGCAACGCGGCCGACAGCGTCGTCGTCCGCAACTTCGCCGACCGCGAGGTCACCTTCGCGCTCTACGCCGGCGACGGCATCACCACCGAGGCCGGTCAGTTCGACCTGGCCCAGGCCGGCGTCGAGCCGGTGGACTCCGGCCGCTGGATCAAGCTCGAGCAGACCTCCGTGACCGTGCCGGCCCAGGGCACCGCCGTGGTGCCGTTCCGGGTCCAGGTGCCCGCGGACGCCACCCCCGGCGACCACCCGGCGGGCATCGTCGCCGTGGTCCGCACCCCCGGCCAGGACGCTGCCGGCGCCGCGGTGTCCGTCGAGCGCCGGGTCGGCGTGCGGATGCATCTGCGGGTGAGCGGCGCCATCGCGCCGGCCCTGGAGGTGCAGGGTCTGACCACCGACTTCTCCGGGTCCTGGACGCTGCTCGGCGGCGGCAGCCTCGGGGTCACCTTCGACGCGGTGAACACCGGCAACGTCCGGTTGGGCGGGATCGGGCAGGTCGAGCTGTCCGGGCCGCTCGGCATCTGGAACCGCACCGTGCCGCTGACCGCGATCACCGAGATCCTTCCGGGCGGGCGGGTGCCGGTGGACATCACCGTCGACGGGGTGCCGCCGCTGTTCATGATCTCCGCGAAGGTGGTCCTCACCCCGACCGCGGTCGCGGCCGATGCCGTCGTGCCCGCCGCCGTCGCGGAGAGCACCGCCCGCTCCGCCGCGCTGCCCTGGCTTTGGGTGCTGGTCGTCGCCGTGCTCGCCCTGCTGGTGGTCAACCTGTTCCTCCGTCGCGGGCGGTGGCAGCGCAAGCTGACCGCGGCGGTCGAGGAAGCCGTCGAGGAGGCGACCGGGAAGGCCACTGGGAAGGCAGCCGGGACGGCGAAGACCGACGGGACCTCCGCGGACGCCGGCCGGGCCGCAACCGAGCCGACGACCACCGCCCCCAGGGTGGCCGCCGCGCCGCGGCACCGCTGA
- a CDS encoding FecCD family ABC transporter permease: MTGPLTITTRPVLPAWAAATAVLLLSLLAGLTIGSNPLSPAEVWSLLLHPDGSFDSEIFWQGRVPRTLLLLVVGAALAVAGAMMQSLTRNPLADPGIFGINQGAALAVVLAVVVTGRTDLMTYLWFAFAGAAAAAVAVTVLGGAGRPSDIGGPVRLALAGVAVSAALGSLVQTLVLADADAFNEFRFWAAGSAEGRGFPVLWTVLGFLVIGMAMAFGSARSMNALALGDDTGRALGVRLGRTRITVMVAVALCCGAATAAVGPIAFLGLAVPHLARALTGPDLRRMLPVAVVLGGALLLLADVIGRVVAGGEGEVQVGIVTALLGGPVFVLVARSRRVTDR; this comes from the coding sequence GTGACCGGCCCACTGACCATCACCACCCGGCCGGTGCTGCCGGCCTGGGCGGCGGCAACGGCCGTGCTGCTGTTGTCGCTGCTGGCCGGTCTCACCATCGGCTCGAATCCGCTGTCGCCGGCCGAGGTGTGGTCGCTGCTGCTGCACCCCGACGGCTCCTTCGACTCCGAGATCTTCTGGCAGGGACGGGTACCGCGCACCCTGCTGCTGCTCGTCGTCGGCGCTGCACTGGCAGTCGCCGGCGCGATGATGCAGTCCCTGACCCGTAACCCGCTCGCCGACCCGGGCATCTTCGGCATCAACCAGGGGGCGGCGCTGGCCGTCGTGCTCGCCGTGGTGGTGACCGGGCGGACCGACCTGATGACCTACCTCTGGTTCGCGTTCGCCGGCGCTGCTGCTGCGGCGGTCGCGGTCACCGTGCTGGGCGGCGCCGGTCGACCGTCCGACATCGGCGGGCCGGTCCGGCTGGCGCTGGCCGGCGTCGCCGTCAGCGCCGCACTCGGCTCACTGGTGCAGACGCTGGTACTGGCCGACGCCGACGCCTTCAACGAGTTCCGCTTCTGGGCAGCGGGTTCCGCGGAGGGCCGCGGCTTCCCGGTGCTCTGGACGGTGCTCGGCTTCCTGGTGATCGGGATGGCCATGGCCTTCGGCAGCGCCCGCTCGATGAACGCACTGGCCCTCGGCGACGACACCGGGCGCGCACTCGGCGTCCGGCTCGGCCGCACCCGGATCACCGTGATGGTGGCGGTGGCCCTGTGCTGCGGCGCCGCCACCGCAGCGGTCGGCCCGATCGCCTTCCTGGGCCTTGCGGTCCCGCACCTCGCCCGCGCGCTCACCGGACCGGACCTGCGCCGGATGCTGCCGGTCGCGGTGGTGCTGGGCGGCGCGCTGCTGCTGCTCGCCGACGTGATCGGCCGGGTGGTGGCCGGCGGCGAGGGCGAGGTGCAGGTCGGCATCGTCACCGCGCTGCTCGGCGGGCCGGTGTTCGTGCTGGTCGCCCGTAGCCGACGGGTCACCGACCGATGA
- a CDS encoding sugar phosphate isomerase/epimerase and 4-hydroxyphenylpyruvate domain-containing protein has product MIGNSIATVCLSGDLGERLDAAAAAGFEAIELFEHDLTTSDLTPEEVRRRCAALGLRIEMLQPFRDLDSTSPERFARNLRRADGKFALMERLGIDMLLVVSSVAEDAVADTGLLAEQLAVLGSRAAGCGLRIAYEALAWGRHVNTWEASWEAVRRSDHPAVGLCVDSYHVLAVDGNPDGIAGVPAAKLFSVQLADAPRLPMHVLQLSRHHRVFPGQGALDVPRFVDAVRRSGFRGPLSLEVFNDDFRAGDPRATASAGRRSLDLLRAGGLQGRGETRWSRVQLTGAPGALADVDHTLAGLGFVDAGGRSRRHGDAVVVLEPGEGPARIARTVLHDSAGIRSRTPGPDGTELVVEPLTAPAAPSGRWSIDHVALQVPTGRLAECELAHRTAGFVPQRAEEIGTPAGLLRRQPLATHDRGARVLLSSLLVTGPAAVATPQQTVAFGCTDVLGAARAARAAGVPVLPVPANYYEDLACRTELPPALISVLREFDVLYDLSDGGALLRFGTIAFGAVGFELVQRVGAEDGYGELSAPVRIAALHRRQRADLRRATA; this is encoded by the coding sequence GTGATCGGCAACAGCATCGCCACCGTCTGCCTGTCGGGTGATCTCGGCGAGCGGCTCGACGCCGCCGCGGCCGCCGGGTTCGAGGCCATCGAACTCTTCGAGCACGACCTGACCACCTCGGACCTGACACCGGAGGAGGTCCGGCGCCGGTGTGCGGCGCTCGGACTGCGGATCGAGATGCTCCAGCCCTTCCGGGATCTCGACTCGACCTCGCCGGAGCGGTTCGCCCGCAACCTGCGCCGGGCGGACGGGAAGTTCGCCCTGATGGAGCGGCTGGGCATCGACATGCTGCTGGTGGTCAGCTCTGTCGCCGAGGACGCGGTCGCCGACACCGGCCTGCTGGCCGAGCAGCTGGCGGTGCTGGGCAGCCGGGCCGCGGGCTGCGGTCTGCGGATCGCCTACGAGGCGCTGGCCTGGGGACGCCACGTGAACACCTGGGAGGCGTCCTGGGAGGCCGTCCGCCGGTCCGACCACCCGGCGGTCGGGCTGTGCGTGGACAGCTACCACGTGCTCGCCGTCGACGGGAATCCGGACGGCATCGCCGGAGTGCCGGCGGCGAAGCTGTTCTCGGTGCAGCTCGCGGATGCACCGAGGTTGCCGATGCACGTGCTGCAGTTGTCCCGGCATCACCGGGTGTTCCCCGGTCAGGGTGCGCTGGACGTACCTCGGTTCGTCGATGCGGTGCGCCGCAGCGGCTTCCGCGGACCGTTGTCACTGGAGGTCTTCAACGACGACTTCCGGGCCGGCGATCCGCGGGCCACCGCATCGGCCGGCCGGCGATCGCTCGACCTGCTGCGGGCCGGCGGGCTCCAGGGGCGCGGCGAGACCCGGTGGAGCCGCGTCCAGCTCACCGGTGCCCCGGGCGCACTGGCCGATGTCGACCACACCCTGGCCGGGCTCGGGTTCGTCGACGCCGGCGGTCGTTCCCGCCGGCACGGTGATGCCGTGGTCGTCCTGGAACCTGGCGAGGGCCCGGCCCGGATCGCGCGGACCGTGCTGCACGACAGCGCGGGGATCCGCAGCCGGACGCCCGGGCCGGACGGCACCGAACTGGTCGTCGAACCGCTGACCGCACCCGCCGCACCGTCCGGACGGTGGTCGATCGACCACGTCGCCCTGCAGGTACCCACCGGTCGCCTCGCCGAGTGCGAGTTGGCCCACCGGACAGCGGGTTTCGTGCCACAGCGGGCGGAGGAGATCGGTACCCCGGCCGGCCTGCTGCGCCGGCAACCGCTGGCCACCCACGACCGCGGCGCCCGGGTGCTGCTGAGCTCGCTGCTGGTCACCGGTCCGGCCGCGGTCGCCACACCGCAGCAGACCGTCGCCTTCGGCTGCACCGACGTGCTCGGGGCCGCCCGCGCGGCCCGGGCCGCGGGCGTACCTGTGCTGCCGGTGCCCGCGAACTACTACGAGGACCTGGCCTGCCGGACGGAACTGCCGCCGGCGCTGATCTCGGTGCTGCGCGAGTTCGACGTGCTCTACGACCTGTCCGACGGCGGCGCCCTGCTCCGGTTCGGGACCATCGCCTTCGGTGCGGTGGGCTTCGAGCTGGTCCAGCGGGTCGGCGCGGAGGACGGTTACGGCGAGCTGTCCGCGCCGGTGCGGATCGCCGCGCTGCACCGCAGGCAGCGGGCCGACCTCCGCCGCGCGACGGCCTGA